The Colletes latitarsis isolate SP2378_abdomen chromosome 1, iyColLati1, whole genome shotgun sequence genome has a segment encoding these proteins:
- the LOC143342070 gene encoding uncharacterized protein LOC143342070 isoform X2: MRLQAPVSGKEAEASHSADAKHDKEVQVDKDKKNEHQHEAQAEGNLKAEKEKTELKEQEEQQEEQGGKRKQKKAKEPKQKAKEKEQEKEKELKEGENKEKEEQKEKQEGKRKNKKGKDAKKQEPEKEKQAEHEVEKEKQGEHKVEKEKEKQGEHQVEKEKEKELKEKEHLEKEKEWKKKEHLEKEKEKEKEKEIEHQKEKELKEKEHLEKEKEKEKEKQMEIEKEKELKKKEHLEKEKEKEKEKEIELEKEKELKKKEHLNKEKEKEIEHEKEKDWQKKEHPEKEKAKEHELEKEKDWDKKEHLEKEKEKQMEVEKEKDWKKKEHLEKEKAKEHVAEKEKDWDKKEHLEKEKEKQMEEKLEEVEKEKGWKGKEHKGKQEGHQLEKEKEKEKQAGWEKELEKGKGKEHEKHLEGKKHKQEEHEVGKEKQKSWKEEEIKAQQAEKEKQKEWQEKQQGAKKGWKEGEKQSQQEMQKSAQEQQQSQEQSQQQMQKSAQEAEKEKQGLKKEWKEGEKQSQQERQKSAQEQQQSQEQSQQQMQKSAQEAEKEKLKKEWKEGEKQSQQERQKSAQEQQQSQEQSQQQMQKSAQEAEKEKLKKEWKEGEKQSQQEMQKSAQEQQQSQQQMQQSMQEQQQAGVEKQKEWKEEGQKSKEESQKYMQEQRQAGKEKQKEWKEESQKSKQESSQKQKDVQAEFQAEVKKSIKAEQNKSKNEESIIIDKVRKIAKGFYP, from the exons ATGCGTTTACAGGCGCCTGTTTCCGGCAAGGAAGCAGAAGCATCTCACTCCGCTGATGCGAAACATGACAAAGAAGTTCAAGTAGACAAAGATAAAAAGAACGAACATCAACACGAGGCACAGGCGGAGGGGAACCTCAAAGCTGAAAAGGAGAAGACAGAATTGAAAGAACAGGAGGAACAGCAAGAAGAGCAAGGCGGTAAGAGGAAACAGAAGAAGGCAAAGGAACCCAAACAGAAGGCAAAAGAAAAGGAACAGGAAAAAGAGAAAGAATTGAAGGAAGGAGAGAATAAAGAAAAAGAGGagcagaaagaaaagcaagaaggTAAGAGGAAGAACAAGAAAGGGAAGGACGCGAAAAAACAGGAGCCCGAGAAGGAAAAGCAAGCAGAACACGAAGTAGAGAAGGAAAAGCAAGGAGAACATAAAGTTGAAAAGGAGAAGGAAAAGCAAGGAGAACATCAAGTTGAAAAGGAGAAAGAGAAGGAGTTGAAAGAAAAAGAGCATTTGGAGAAGGAGAAAGAATGGAAGAAGAAGGAGCATCTGGAGAAGGAGAAGGAAAAGGAGAAGGAAAAGGAAATTGAACATCAGAAGGAGAAGGAGTTAAAAGAAAAAGAGCATCTGGAAAAGGAgaaggaaaaggaaaaggaaaagcAAATGGAGatcgagaaagagaaagaattGAAAAAGAAGGAGCATCTGGAAAAGGAGAAGGAAAAGGAGAAGGAAAAGGAAATTGAACTTGAGAAGGAGAAGGAATTGAAAAAGAAGGAGCATCTGAACAAGGAGAAGGAAAAGGAAATTGAACATGAGAAGGAGAAAGATTGGCAAAAGAAGGAGCACCCGGAAAAGGAGAAAGCAAAGGAACATGAATTAGAGAAAGAAAAAGATTGGGACAAGAAGGAGCAtttggaaaaggagaaagaaaagcagatGGAAGTCGAGAAAGAGAAAGATTGGAAAAAGAAGGAGCATCTGGAAAAGGAGAAAGCAAAGGAGCACGTagcagaaaaagaaaaagattggGACAAGAAGGAGCAtttggaaaaggagaaagaaaagcaaatgGAA GAAAAGCTGGAAGAGGTAGAGAAGGAGAAAGGATGGAAAGGAAAGGAGCACAAAGGCAAGCAAGAAGGACACCAACTTGAAaaggagaaagagaaagaaaagcagGCTGGTTGGGAAAAAGAACTGGAGAAAGGGAAAGGAAAGGAGCACGAGAAACATCTCGAGGGAAAGAAACATAAGCAAGAAGAACACGAAGTCGGAAAGGAAAAGCAGAAATCATGGAAGGAGGAGGAAATAAAAGCACAGCAGGCCGAAAAGGAGAAGCAGAAAGAGTGGCAGGAGAAACAACAAGGCGCAAAGAAAGGATGGAAGGAAGGAGAGAAACAGTCCCAACAGGAGATGCAGAAATCTGCGCAAGAACAGCAACAATCTCAGGAACAATCGCAACAGCAGATGCAGAAATCTGCGCAAGAAGCTGAAAAGGAAAAGCAGGGGCTAAAGAAAGAATGGAAGGAAGGAGAGAAGCAGTCCCAACAGGAGAGGCAGAAATCTGCGCAAGAACAGCAACAATCCCAAGAACAATCCCAACAGCAGATGCAGAAATCTGCGCAAGAAGCTGAAAAGGAAAAGCTAAAGAAAGAATGGAAGGAAGGTGAGAAGCAGTCCCAACAGGAGAGGCAGAAATCTGCGCAAGAACAGCAACAATCCCAAGAACAATCCCAACAGCAGATGCAGAAATCTGCGCAAGAAGCTGAAAAGGAAAAGCTAAAGAAAGAATGGAAGGAAGGTGAGAAACAGTCCCAACAGGAGATGCAGAAATCTGCGCAAGAACAGCAACAATCCCAGCAACAGATGCAGCAATCTATGCAAGAACAACAACAAGCTGGAGTCGAGAAACAGAAGGAATGGAAGGAGGAAGGACAAAAGTCGAAGGAGGAGTCGCAGAAATATATGCAAGAACAACGTCAGGCCGGAAAGGAGAAGCAGAAGGAGTGGAAGGAAGAATCACAGAAATCCAAACAAGAGTCGTCACAGAAACAGAAAGATGTACAGGCAGAATTCCAAGCCGAGGTGAAGAAATCTATAAAGGCGGAACAAAATAAATCGAAGAACGAAGAGAGCATTATAATCGATAAAGTACGAAAAATCGCGAAAGGATTCTACCCGTAA
- the LOC143344643 gene encoding uncharacterized protein LOC143344643: protein MKLAYFLLALLLASVVLCEKKDEGKKDEGKKDEGKKDDGKKDEGKKDDDKKDEGDEEAAKLEEGLKQYQEMIISLPGGELLRPHFERSNEMMKMFMGKVKRHRRSLLEAAMPQEVQG, encoded by the exons ATGaaactcgcatacttcttgttgGCTCTTCTCCTCGCATCGGTCGTTCTTTGCGAGAAGAAAGACGAGGGAAAGAAAGACGAGGGAAAGAAAGACGAGGGGAAGAAAGACGACGGAAAGAAAGACGAGGGAAAGAAGGACGACGATAAGAAGGACGAAGGTGATGAGGAAGCAGCGAAACTCGAAGAAGGCTTGAAACAGTACCAGGAAATGATAATATCTCTGCCCGGTGGTGAGCTTCTGAGGCCCCACTTCGAACGCAGCAACGAGATGATGAAG ATGTTCATGGGCAAAGTTAAACGACACAGGCGATCCCTTcttgaagctgccatgccccaaGAAGTCCAGGGCTAG
- the LOC143342070 gene encoding uncharacterized protein LOC143342070 isoform X1: MRLQAPVSGKEAEASHSADAKHDKEVQVDKDKKNEHQHEAQAEGNLKAEKEKTELKEQEEQQEEQGGKRKQKKAKEPKQKAKEKEQEKEKELKEGENKEKEEQKEKQEGKRKNKKGKDAKKQEPEKEKQAEHEVEKEKQGEHKVEKEKEKQGEHQVEKEKEKELKEKEHLEKEKEWKKKEHLEKEKEKEKEKEIEHQKEKELKEKEHLEKEKEKEKEKQMEIEKEKELKKKEHLEKEKEKEKEKEIELEKEKELKKKEHLNKEKEKEIEHEKEKDWQKKEHPEKEKAKEHELEKEKDWDKKEHLEKEKEKQMEVEKEKDWKKKEHLEKEKAKEHVAEKEKDWDKKEHLEKEKEKQMEVEKEKDWKKKEHPEKEKAKEHEVEKEKDWNKKEHLEKGKEKKEKLEEVEKEKGWKGKEHKGKQEGHQLEKEKEKEKQAGWEKELEKGKGKEHEKHLEGKKHKQEEHEVGKEKQKSWKEEEIKAQQAEKEKQKEWQEKQQGAKKGWKEGEKQSQQEMQKSAQEQQQSQEQSQQQMQKSAQEAEKEKQGLKKEWKEGEKQSQQERQKSAQEQQQSQEQSQQQMQKSAQEAEKEKLKKEWKEGEKQSQQERQKSAQEQQQSQEQSQQQMQKSAQEAEKEKLKKEWKEGEKQSQQEMQKSAQEQQQSQQQMQQSMQEQQQAGVEKQKEWKEEGQKSKEESQKYMQEQRQAGKEKQKEWKEESQKSKQESSQKQKDVQAEFQAEVKKSIKAEQNKSKNEESIIIDKVRKIAKGFYP, from the coding sequence ATGCGTTTACAGGCGCCTGTTTCCGGCAAGGAAGCAGAAGCATCTCACTCCGCTGATGCGAAACATGACAAAGAAGTTCAAGTAGACAAAGATAAAAAGAACGAACATCAACACGAGGCACAGGCGGAGGGGAACCTCAAAGCTGAAAAGGAGAAGACAGAATTGAAAGAACAGGAGGAACAGCAAGAAGAGCAAGGCGGTAAGAGGAAACAGAAGAAGGCAAAGGAACCCAAACAGAAGGCAAAAGAAAAGGAACAGGAAAAAGAGAAAGAATTGAAGGAAGGAGAGAATAAAGAAAAAGAGGagcagaaagaaaagcaagaaggTAAGAGGAAGAACAAGAAAGGGAAGGACGCGAAAAAACAGGAGCCCGAGAAGGAAAAGCAAGCAGAACACGAAGTAGAGAAGGAAAAGCAAGGAGAACATAAAGTTGAAAAGGAGAAGGAAAAGCAAGGAGAACATCAAGTTGAAAAGGAGAAAGAGAAGGAGTTGAAAGAAAAAGAGCATTTGGAGAAGGAGAAAGAATGGAAGAAGAAGGAGCATCTGGAGAAGGAGAAGGAAAAGGAGAAGGAAAAGGAAATTGAACATCAGAAGGAGAAGGAGTTAAAAGAAAAAGAGCATCTGGAAAAGGAgaaggaaaaggaaaaggaaaagcAAATGGAGatcgagaaagagaaagaattGAAAAAGAAGGAGCATCTGGAAAAGGAGAAGGAAAAGGAGAAGGAAAAGGAAATTGAACTTGAGAAGGAGAAGGAATTGAAAAAGAAGGAGCATCTGAACAAGGAGAAGGAAAAGGAAATTGAACATGAGAAGGAGAAAGATTGGCAAAAGAAGGAGCACCCGGAAAAGGAGAAAGCAAAGGAACATGAATTAGAGAAAGAAAAAGATTGGGACAAGAAGGAGCAtttggaaaaggagaaagaaaagcagatGGAAGTCGAGAAAGAGAAAGATTGGAAAAAGAAGGAGCATCTGGAAAAGGAGAAAGCAAAGGAGCACGTagcagaaaaagaaaaagattggGACAAGAAGGAGCAtttggaaaaggagaaagaaaagcaaatgGAAGTCGAGAAAGAGAAAGATTGGAAAAAGAAGGAGCATCCGGAAAAGGAGAAAGCAAAGGAACACGaagtagaaaaagaaaaagattggAACAAGAAAGAGCATTTGGAAAAGGGAAAGGAAAAGAAGGAAAAGCTGGAAGAGGTAGAGAAGGAGAAAGGATGGAAAGGAAAGGAGCACAAAGGCAAGCAAGAAGGACACCAACTTGAAaaggagaaagagaaagaaaagcagGCTGGTTGGGAAAAAGAACTGGAGAAAGGGAAAGGAAAGGAGCACGAGAAACATCTCGAGGGAAAGAAACATAAGCAAGAAGAACACGAAGTCGGAAAGGAAAAGCAGAAATCATGGAAGGAGGAGGAAATAAAAGCACAGCAGGCCGAAAAGGAGAAGCAGAAAGAGTGGCAGGAGAAACAACAAGGCGCAAAGAAAGGATGGAAGGAAGGAGAGAAACAGTCCCAACAGGAGATGCAGAAATCTGCGCAAGAACAGCAACAATCTCAGGAACAATCGCAACAGCAGATGCAGAAATCTGCGCAAGAAGCTGAAAAGGAAAAGCAGGGGCTAAAGAAAGAATGGAAGGAAGGAGAGAAGCAGTCCCAACAGGAGAGGCAGAAATCTGCGCAAGAACAGCAACAATCCCAAGAACAATCCCAACAGCAGATGCAGAAATCTGCGCAAGAAGCTGAAAAGGAAAAGCTAAAGAAAGAATGGAAGGAAGGTGAGAAGCAGTCCCAACAGGAGAGGCAGAAATCTGCGCAAGAACAGCAACAATCCCAAGAACAATCCCAACAGCAGATGCAGAAATCTGCGCAAGAAGCTGAAAAGGAAAAGCTAAAGAAAGAATGGAAGGAAGGTGAGAAACAGTCCCAACAGGAGATGCAGAAATCTGCGCAAGAACAGCAACAATCCCAGCAACAGATGCAGCAATCTATGCAAGAACAACAACAAGCTGGAGTCGAGAAACAGAAGGAATGGAAGGAGGAAGGACAAAAGTCGAAGGAGGAGTCGCAGAAATATATGCAAGAACAACGTCAGGCCGGAAAGGAGAAGCAGAAGGAGTGGAAGGAAGAATCACAGAAATCCAAACAAGAGTCGTCACAGAAACAGAAAGATGTACAGGCAGAATTCCAAGCCGAGGTGAAGAAATCTATAAAGGCGGAACAAAATAAATCGAAGAACGAAGAGAGCATTATAATCGATAAAGTACGAAAAATCGCGAAAGGATTCTACCCGTAA